In Sphingomonas phyllosphaerae, one DNA window encodes the following:
- the bfr gene encoding bacterioferritin gives MKGDPKVIEFLNESLRNELTAINQYWLHYRLFDHWGVYKLAEFERHESIDEMKHADWLAERILFLDGLPNFQLLGRLRIGETVEEILKADLAMEIEAVAQLKAAVAYCEEVKDFVSRELFARILASEEEHVDTLERQFEMIERMGIQNYIQLNSISEHDKPASGAAPYQKG, from the coding sequence ATGAAGGGTGACCCGAAAGTCATCGAGTTTTTGAACGAGTCGCTTCGTAACGAACTGACGGCAATCAACCAATATTGGTTGCATTACCGCCTCTTCGATCACTGGGGTGTCTACAAACTCGCTGAATTCGAGCGCCACGAATCGATCGACGAGATGAAGCACGCCGACTGGCTGGCGGAGCGCATCCTGTTCCTCGACGGCCTGCCCAACTTTCAGTTGCTCGGTCGGTTGCGGATCGGCGAGACGGTCGAGGAGATCCTCAAGGCCGACCTTGCGATGGAAATCGAGGCGGTCGCGCAGCTCAAGGCCGCCGTCGCCTATTGCGAGGAAGTGAAGGACTTCGTCAGCCGCGAGCTGTTCGCGCGCATCCTCGCCAGCGAGGAAGAGCATGTCGACACGCTGGAGCGGCAGTTCGAGATGATCGAGCGGATGGGGATTCAGAACTACATCCAGCTCAACTCGATCAGCGAACACGACAAGCCGGCGAGTGGCGCTGCACCCTATCAGAAGGGCTGA
- a CDS encoding (2Fe-2S)-binding protein: MVVCVCNAIRECQVRAAARAGATTASQAYRCYGRQAKCGQCVAFAREIINDERAAA, translated from the coding sequence ATGGTCGTTTGCGTTTGCAATGCGATTCGTGAGTGCCAGGTGCGCGCGGCGGCCCGCGCCGGCGCGACCACAGCGTCTCAGGCCTATCGTTGCTACGGCCGCCAAGCGAAATGCGGGCAGTGCGTCGCGTTCGCACGTGAGATCATCAATGACGAGCGTGCAGCTGCGTAG
- a CDS encoding DUF418 domain-containing protein, translating into MSDSPAHRIVALDHLRGAAVLGILIANLPGFALPVAAYFSPAAWGGTTPVDITAWALTYIFVEGKMRGLFAALFGASMLLVIDRADSRGGNGAALHLRRMATLFVVGCAHLYFVWSGDILSLYALVGCIALLFSAAPLRLLLIAAAACLLLALANGLAIAGLGAVVERVFGRSIPADLTREIAAMRAGWRANVAWRWREEAGPFTALLANGPETLAYMLLGMAGLRSGFLTGAWPRRRYAMVAAVALLTTLPIFAMLAAHTIVRDFDAHTVVLASFVVAPVLRPVTVAGYAALLLLTVRNGRFAAAGRVALSNYLACSIAFTALFYGWGGGQFARWDRAALYLLLAPAWAAMLLWPRWWLARFTHGPAEWLWRCAARGTWIPLRRSFCERDAN; encoded by the coding sequence GTGAGTGATTCCCCCGCCCACCGCATCGTCGCGCTGGACCATCTGCGCGGCGCGGCGGTGCTCGGCATCCTGATCGCCAACCTGCCCGGCTTCGCGCTGCCGGTCGCCGCCTATTTCTCCCCCGCGGCGTGGGGCGGGACGACGCCGGTCGACATCACCGCCTGGGCGCTCACCTACATCTTCGTCGAGGGCAAGATGCGCGGGCTGTTCGCCGCGCTGTTCGGCGCATCCATGCTGCTCGTCATCGATCGCGCCGACTCGCGTGGTGGCAATGGCGCGGCGCTCCACCTGCGCCGTATGGCGACGCTCTTCGTGGTTGGCTGCGCGCACCTCTACTTCGTCTGGAGTGGCGACATTCTCAGCCTCTACGCGCTGGTCGGCTGCATCGCGTTGCTGTTCAGCGCCGCACCGCTGCGGTTGCTGCTGATCGCCGCCGCCGCCTGCCTGCTGCTCGCGCTCGCCAACGGGCTGGCGATCGCCGGGCTCGGCGCGGTCGTCGAGCGCGTGTTCGGCCGCTCGATCCCCGCCGATCTGACCCGCGAAATCGCCGCCATGCGCGCCGGCTGGCGCGCGAACGTCGCGTGGCGGTGGCGCGAGGAAGCCGGCCCGTTCACCGCCTTGCTCGCCAACGGCCCCGAAACGCTCGCCTATATGCTGCTCGGCATGGCGGGTTTGCGCAGCGGCTTCCTGACCGGCGCATGGCCGCGTCGACGCTATGCCATGGTCGCTGCGGTGGCGCTGCTCACCACGCTTCCGATCTTCGCGATGCTCGCCGCACACACGATCGTGCGCGACTTCGATGCGCATACCGTCGTCCTCGCCAGCTTCGTCGTGGCGCCCGTGCTCCGTCCCGTGACGGTCGCGGGCTATGCCGCGCTCCTGCTGCTGACGGTCCGCAACGGTCGCTTCGCGGCCGCGGGTCGCGTCGCGCTCAGCAATTATCTGGCGTGCAGCATCGCGTTCACCGCGCTCTTCTACGGCTGGGGTGGCGGTCAGTTCGCCCGCTGGGACCGTGCGGCGCTGTACCTCCTGCTCGCGCCAGCCTGGGCCGCGATGCTGCTTTGGCCGCGCTGGTGGCTGGCGCGCTTCACGCACGGCCCCGCCGAATGGCTATGGCGCTGCGCAGCCCGTGGCACATGGATACCGCTTCGTCGCAGTTTTTGCGAACGCGACGCAAATTAG
- the purL gene encoding phosphoribosylformylglycinamidine synthase subunit PurL has protein sequence MTVITPQIVADHGLSPEEYDRVLGALGRAPNLVELGIFSVMWSEHCSYKSSRIHLKKLPTEGPQVICGPGENAGVVDIGDGQAAIFKMESHNHPSYIEPYQGAATGVGGILRDVFTMGARPVANLNALRFGRPDHPKMRHLISGVVHGIGGYGNCVGVPTVGGEVNFHPAYDGNILVNAMTVGVAETDKIFYSAASGIGNPIVYVGSKTGRDGIHGATMASADFGEDADAKRPTVQVGDPFTEKLLIEACLELMASDAIVAIQDMGAAGLTSSSVEMASKGGVGIELVMDDVPQREEGMTPYEMMLSESQERMLMVLKPGREDFARAIFEKWELDFAVIGHVTDTGRMVLKFKGETVCDIPLGPLADDAPLYDRPHVPTPAAKALVDVPESKDPAADLLALMGSPDIASRRWIWEQYDHMVGADTVQRPGGDSAVVRVHGTDKALAMTTDCTPRYCFADPVEGGKQAVAEAWRNLTAVGATPLAITNCLNFANPQRPEIMGQIVGCLDGMAQACRALDFPIVSGNVSLYNESKATGGGSAILPTPAIGGVGLLKDWQKNATIAFKQTGDIIVVVGTRSGHLGQSLWLRELHGREEGPPPRVDLDLERRTGDFVRDQIAAGHLGAVHDVSDGGIAVTIAEMALAGGIGAMIDRALPYDTAASLFAEDQGVYVVTVHDHALLDFLQAALDAGVEAEPLGRTIGTRIIFELAGGDFCVPLDDLRAAHEGFFPKLMSSEAAV, from the coding sequence ATGACCGTCATCACGCCCCAGATCGTCGCCGACCACGGCCTGTCCCCCGAGGAATATGACCGCGTGCTGGGCGCGCTCGGCCGCGCACCCAATCTGGTCGAACTCGGCATCTTCTCGGTGATGTGGTCGGAGCATTGCAGCTACAAGTCGAGCCGCATCCACCTGAAAAAGCTACCGACCGAGGGCCCGCAGGTCATCTGTGGTCCGGGCGAGAATGCCGGCGTGGTCGATATCGGCGATGGGCAGGCGGCGATCTTCAAGATGGAAAGCCACAACCACCCCTCGTACATCGAACCCTATCAGGGCGCGGCGACCGGGGTCGGCGGGATCCTGCGCGACGTGTTCACGATGGGCGCGCGCCCGGTCGCGAATCTCAATGCCTTGCGCTTCGGTCGCCCCGACCATCCGAAGATGCGCCACCTGATCTCGGGTGTCGTCCACGGCATCGGCGGCTATGGCAATTGCGTCGGCGTCCCCACGGTCGGCGGCGAGGTCAATTTCCACCCGGCCTATGACGGCAACATCCTCGTCAACGCGATGACGGTCGGCGTCGCCGAGACCGACAAGATCTTCTATTCGGCCGCTTCCGGCATCGGCAACCCGATCGTCTATGTGGGCTCGAAGACCGGGCGCGATGGCATCCACGGCGCGACCATGGCCTCGGCGGACTTCGGTGAGGACGCCGACGCCAAGCGCCCGACCGTGCAGGTCGGCGACCCGTTCACCGAGAAGCTGCTCATCGAGGCGTGCCTCGAACTGATGGCCTCCGACGCGATCGTCGCGATCCAGGACATGGGCGCGGCCGGGCTCACTTCCTCGTCGGTCGAGATGGCGTCGAAGGGCGGCGTCGGGATCGAGCTGGTCATGGACGACGTGCCGCAGCGCGAAGAGGGCATGACCCCCTATGAGATGATGCTGAGCGAGTCGCAGGAGCGGATGCTCATGGTGCTGAAGCCGGGCCGCGAGGATTTCGCGCGCGCGATCTTCGAGAAGTGGGAGCTGGACTTCGCGGTGATCGGGCATGTCACCGACACCGGGCGCATGGTCCTGAAGTTCAAGGGCGAGACGGTCTGCGACATCCCGCTCGGGCCGCTCGCCGACGACGCCCCGCTCTACGACCGACCGCACGTCCCGACCCCCGCGGCCAAGGCGCTGGTCGACGTGCCCGAGAGCAAGGACCCCGCCGCCGACCTGCTGGCGCTGATGGGTTCCCCCGACATCGCCAGCCGCCGCTGGATCTGGGAGCAATACGATCACATGGTCGGCGCCGACACCGTGCAGCGCCCCGGCGGCGACAGCGCGGTGGTGCGCGTCCACGGGACCGACAAGGCGCTGGCGATGACCACCGACTGTACCCCGCGCTATTGCTTCGCCGATCCGGTCGAGGGCGGCAAGCAGGCGGTCGCCGAGGCGTGGCGCAACCTGACCGCGGTCGGCGCGACGCCGCTCGCGATCACCAACTGCCTCAACTTCGCCAATCCGCAGCGCCCGGAGATCATGGGCCAGATCGTCGGCTGCCTCGACGGCATGGCACAGGCGTGCCGCGCGCTCGACTTCCCAATCGTGTCGGGCAACGTCAGCCTGTATAACGAGTCGAAGGCGACCGGCGGCGGCTCGGCGATCCTGCCGACCCCGGCGATCGGCGGCGTCGGACTGCTCAAGGACTGGCAGAAGAACGCGACGATCGCCTTCAAGCAGACCGGCGACATCATCGTCGTGGTCGGCACGCGCTCGGGCCACCTCGGCCAGTCGCTGTGGCTGCGCGAGCTGCACGGGCGCGAGGAAGGCCCGCCGCCGCGCGTCGACCTCGATCTGGAGCGCCGCACCGGCGATTTCGTCCGCGACCAGATCGCCGCCGGGCATCTCGGCGCGGTCCATGACGTGTCCGACGGCGGGATCGCGGTGACGATCGCGGAGATGGCGCTGGCCGGCGGGATCGGCGCGATGATCGACCGCGCGCTCCCCTACGACACCGCCGCCTCGCTGTTCGCCGAGGATCAGGGCGTGTACGTCGTGACCGTCCACGATCACGCCTTGCTCGACTTCCTTCAGGCCGCGCTCGATGCCGGCGTCGAGGCCGAGCCGCTCGGCCGCACGATTGGGACGCGGATCATCTTCGAGCTGGCGGGCGGCGACTTCTGCGTCCCGCTCGACGATCTGCGCGCCGCGCACGAGGGGTTCTTCCCCAAGCTGATGAGCAGCGAGGCCGCGGTATAG
- a CDS encoding phospholipase D-like domain-containing protein → MKLPTDTRWRVARATRAAAVVDADNYFRAARQAMLKAKQQILLVGWDFDARIRLAWDDDHPEAPADVGAFITWLVKRTPGLQVHILRWDTGAMKTLGRGKTLWTLLNWRWRQPRIHLKLDGHHPVAASQHQKIVVIDDCLAFCGGIDMTDERWDTRAHRDDDPHRRSPNGFRYKPWHDVTTALQGPVAKALGDLCRTRWEIAGGAPITPPSPASGSDCWPESLPAQFTDVDVAISRSQPEHDGQEEVLEIERLYLALIAGAKKRIYAESQYFASRRIAEAIAKRLAEDDPPEIVIINPVTAQGWLEPIAMDTARARLVAELRKRDRHGRFRIYHPVTEGGEAIYCHAKVTVIDEVAIRIGSSNFNNRSLRLDTECDVTITEEPETIAAIRADLLAEHLGANIDEVSARIERDGLIATIEALRGSGRTLVPYEIDDLNGVEKWLADNEVLDPEGPGEMFESFEKRGLLRRLRRRKR, encoded by the coding sequence GTGAAGCTGCCCACCGATACCCGCTGGCGCGTCGCCCGCGCGACCCGCGCCGCCGCCGTCGTCGATGCCGACAATTACTTTCGCGCTGCTCGACAGGCGATGCTCAAGGCGAAGCAGCAGATCCTGCTGGTCGGCTGGGACTTCGACGCGCGCATCCGGCTGGCGTGGGACGACGACCATCCCGAGGCGCCCGCCGATGTCGGCGCGTTCATCACCTGGCTCGTGAAGCGCACCCCCGGGTTGCAGGTCCATATCCTGCGCTGGGACACCGGCGCGATGAAGACGCTCGGGCGCGGCAAGACGCTGTGGACCTTGCTCAACTGGCGATGGCGTCAGCCGCGCATCCACCTGAAGCTCGACGGCCACCATCCGGTTGCCGCGTCGCAGCACCAGAAGATCGTCGTCATCGACGACTGCCTCGCCTTTTGCGGCGGGATCGACATGACCGACGAGCGCTGGGACACGCGCGCGCACCGCGACGACGACCCGCACCGCCGCTCCCCCAACGGCTTCCGCTACAAGCCGTGGCACGACGTCACCACCGCGCTTCAGGGGCCGGTGGCGAAGGCACTCGGCGACCTGTGCCGCACCCGCTGGGAGATCGCAGGCGGCGCGCCGATCACGCCGCCGTCGCCCGCCTCCGGCAGCGATTGCTGGCCCGAGAGCCTGCCGGCGCAATTCACCGACGTCGACGTCGCGATCTCGCGCAGCCAGCCCGAGCATGACGGGCAGGAGGAAGTGCTCGAGATCGAGCGCCTCTATCTCGCGCTGATCGCGGGCGCGAAGAAGCGCATCTACGCCGAAAGCCAGTATTTCGCCTCGCGCCGGATCGCCGAGGCGATCGCGAAACGGCTGGCCGAGGACGACCCGCCCGAGATCGTCATCATCAATCCCGTTACCGCGCAGGGTTGGCTGGAGCCGATCGCGATGGACACCGCGCGCGCGCGGCTGGTTGCCGAGCTGCGCAAGCGCGACCGTCACGGCCGCTTCCGGATCTACCATCCGGTCACCGAGGGCGGCGAGGCGATCTATTGCCACGCCAAGGTGACGGTGATCGACGAAGTGGCGATCCGCATCGGCTCGTCGAACTTCAACAACCGCTCGCTGCGGCTCGACACCGAATGCGACGTGACGATCACCGAAGAACCGGAGACGATCGCCGCGATCCGCGCCGACCTGCTCGCCGAACACCTCGGCGCCAACATCGACGAGGTTTCCGCAAGGATCGAGCGCGACGGGCTGATCGCGACGATCGAGGCGCTGCGCGGCTCCGGGCGGACGTTGGTGCCCTACGAGATCGACGACCTGAACGGCGTCGAGAAATGGCTTGCGGACAACGAGGTGCTCGACCCCGAAGGACCGGGCGAGATGTTCGAAAGCTTCGAGAAACGCGGCCTGCTCCGGCGCTTGCGGCGGCGAAAGCGCTAA
- a CDS encoding arsenate reductase (glutaredoxin) → MNATILHNPRCSKSRAALALLTEAGAEVTVVEYLKTSPSRDELARLCARAGIAPRAALRPDAPTVADDNAALDLMARDPATIERPFVETAKGALIARPPERVRDLL, encoded by the coding sequence ATGAACGCGACGATCCTCCACAATCCGCGCTGCTCGAAATCGCGCGCGGCGCTGGCGCTCCTGACCGAGGCCGGTGCCGAGGTGACGGTCGTCGAGTATCTCAAGACCTCGCCGTCGCGCGACGAACTGGCGCGGTTGTGCGCTCGCGCCGGGATCGCACCACGCGCCGCGCTGCGTCCCGATGCGCCCACGGTCGCCGACGATAACGCCGCACTCGACCTGATGGCGCGCGACCCCGCCACGATCGAGCGGCCGTTCGTGGAGACCGCAAAGGGCGCGCTGATCGCCCGCCCGCCCGAGCGCGTGCGCGACCTGCTGTGA
- a CDS encoding ectonucleotide pyrophosphatase/phosphodiesterase gives MLSRVPLLAALAAVSACAYRYDPPALPPVTRPVPPASQTAAPAVTAASEQRAPVTILISIDGFRPDYLTRGVTPNLSHLAATGVSAAMRPSFPSKTAPNHWTLVTGLVPDHHGVTANNVEDPARPGETFTMASEDPFWWNGGEPIWVTAERAGIRTATMLWPGSAVAWGGTRAKEWPNDTTGGTRPHDWQAFSMAIDNRQRVDGVVDWLRRPAATRPRFVTLYFDAVDTAGHLYGPADPRALQAVAGVDDAIGKLIGDLDALGQPANLVIVSDHGMAPADTSRVVALDTIVAASDARVIETGSFATLEPLPGRDAAVAAALLRPHAHLQCWRKGTIPARFRYGSNPRIPPYFCLAEDGSAGAWTILKSAPTKPVSLGAHGYDNDAADMRALFIANGPAFRAGKRLPTFDNVDVAPLLRDLLGLPAGHGLDGSDRPFRSVLIAGPQRRTLPHGD, from the coding sequence ATGTTGTCCCGCGTCCCCCTGCTCGCCGCGCTGGCCGCCGTGTCCGCGTGCGCCTATCGCTACGATCCGCCCGCGCTGCCGCCGGTCACCCGCCCTGTCCCGCCGGCGAGCCAGACCGCCGCCCCGGCCGTCACCGCCGCCAGCGAACAACGCGCGCCGGTCACGATCCTGATCTCGATCGACGGGTTCCGCCCCGACTATCTGACCCGCGGCGTCACGCCCAACCTGTCGCATCTCGCCGCCACCGGCGTCAGCGCCGCGATGCGCCCGTCCTTCCCGTCGAAGACCGCGCCGAATCACTGGACGCTCGTCACCGGGCTCGTTCCCGATCATCACGGCGTCACCGCCAACAACGTCGAGGATCCGGCACGTCCCGGCGAAACCTTCACCATGGCGAGCGAGGACCCGTTCTGGTGGAACGGCGGCGAGCCGATCTGGGTGACAGCCGAGCGCGCCGGCATCCGCACCGCGACGATGCTGTGGCCCGGCTCCGCCGTCGCATGGGGCGGCACCCGCGCGAAGGAGTGGCCGAACGACACGACCGGCGGCACGCGCCCACACGACTGGCAGGCGTTCAGCATGGCGATCGACAACCGCCAGCGCGTCGACGGGGTCGTCGACTGGCTGCGTCGCCCCGCCGCGACGCGCCCGCGCTTCGTGACGCTCTATTTCGACGCGGTCGATACCGCCGGGCATCTTTACGGCCCCGCCGACCCGCGCGCGTTGCAGGCGGTCGCGGGGGTCGATGATGCAATCGGGAAGCTGATCGGCGATCTCGACGCGCTCGGCCAGCCCGCCAATCTCGTGATCGTGTCGGATCACGGCATGGCCCCGGCCGACACCAGCCGCGTCGTCGCGCTCGACACGATCGTCGCCGCCAGCGACGCGCGCGTGATCGAAACCGGCTCCTTCGCGACCCTCGAACCTTTGCCGGGCCGAGACGCCGCGGTCGCCGCCGCGCTGCTGCGCCCGCACGCGCACCTGCAATGCTGGCGCAAGGGCACGATTCCGGCGCGCTTCCGCTATGGCAGCAATCCGCGCATTCCGCCCTATTTCTGTCTCGCCGAGGATGGCTCCGCCGGCGCGTGGACGATCCTGAAGAGCGCGCCGACGAAGCCTGTTTCGCTCGGCGCGCACGGCTATGACAATGACGCCGCCGACATGCGCGCGCTGTTCATCGCCAACGGCCCGGCGTTCCGCGCCGGCAAGCGGCTGCCGACCTTCGACAATGTCGACGTCGCCCCATTGTTGCGCGATCTGCTCGGGCTGCCTGCGGGTCACGGGCTCGACGGCAGCGACCGGCCGTTCCGCAGCGTGCTGATCGCTGGACCGCAGCGCCGCACCCTGCCACACGGGGATTGA
- the ychF gene encoding redox-regulated ATPase YchF, which produces MGFRCGIVGLPNVGKSTLFNALTETAAAQAANYPFCTIEPNVGNVGVPDPRLAKLAAISGSAKIIETQLGFVDIAGLVRGASKGEGLGNQFLGNIREVDAIVHVLRCFENDDIQHVDNRVDPIADAETVETELMLSDLESLEKRVPNLAKKGQQGDKEAKLGALVLGRALDLLRDGKPARLTETNDPDEQRVLDQAQLLTAKPVLYVCNVNEEDAAKGNALSQKVFDKAAAEGAQAVVVSAAIEAEIATMPHEDRGEFLAELGLEETGLARVIRAGYELLHLLTFFTVGPKEARAWTVEAGSKAPQAAGAIHSDFERGFIRAETIAFDDYVAFNGEAGAREAGKLRQEGKEYVVHDGDVLLFRFNV; this is translated from the coding sequence ATGGGTTTCCGCTGCGGCATCGTGGGCCTGCCCAACGTCGGCAAGTCCACCCTCTTCAACGCGCTGACCGAGACGGCCGCGGCGCAGGCGGCGAACTATCCGTTCTGCACGATCGAGCCGAACGTCGGCAACGTCGGCGTCCCCGACCCGCGGCTGGCGAAGCTGGCGGCGATTTCGGGCTCGGCCAAGATCATCGAGACGCAGCTCGGCTTCGTCGACATCGCCGGGCTGGTGCGCGGCGCGAGCAAGGGCGAAGGGCTCGGCAACCAGTTCCTCGGCAACATCCGCGAGGTCGACGCGATCGTCCACGTGCTGCGCTGCTTCGAGAATGACGACATCCAGCATGTCGACAACCGCGTCGACCCGATCGCCGATGCCGAGACGGTCGAGACCGAGCTGATGCTCTCCGATCTCGAAAGCCTAGAGAAGCGCGTCCCCAACCTCGCCAAGAAGGGCCAGCAGGGCGACAAGGAAGCCAAGCTCGGCGCATTGGTGCTGGGCCGCGCGCTCGACCTGCTCCGCGACGGCAAGCCCGCGCGGCTGACCGAAACCAACGACCCGGACGAGCAGCGCGTGCTCGATCAGGCGCAGCTGCTCACCGCCAAGCCGGTCCTCTACGTCTGCAACGTCAACGAGGAGGATGCCGCGAAAGGCAATGCCTTGTCGCAGAAGGTGTTCGACAAGGCCGCCGCCGAGGGTGCGCAGGCGGTCGTCGTCTCCGCCGCGATCGAGGCCGAGATCGCGACGATGCCGCACGAGGATCGCGGCGAGTTCCTCGCCGAGCTGGGGCTGGAGGAAACCGGGCTCGCGCGCGTGATCCGCGCCGGCTACGAATTGCTCCACCTGCTGACCTTCTTCACCGTCGGCCCCAAGGAAGCGCGCGCCTGGACCGTCGAGGCCGGGTCGAAGGCCCCGCAGGCGGCGGGCGCGATCCACTCCGATTTCGAACGCGGCTTCATCCGCGCCGAGACGATCGCGTTCGACGATTACGTCGCGTTCAACGGCGAGGCCGGCGCGCGCGAGGCGGGCAAGCTGCGGCAGGAAGGCAAGGAGTACGTCGTCCACGACGGCGACGTGCTGCTGTTCCGCTTCAACGTGTAA
- a CDS encoding Nramp family divalent metal transporter — protein sequence MTLTTRSLGDSFASVPVPKGAGFWRKLLAFVGPGWLVAVGYMDPGNWATDIAGGSAFGYTLLSVVLLSNLMAIVLQSLSARLGVGAGLDLAQACRRQSSRPVSWLLWALAEIAIIACDLAEVLGTAIALKLLFGMPLIYGVLVTALDVFLILALQRYGFRRLEAFIAALLIVIAACFAFELFWARPDWGAAAAGLVPSPEIVRNPAMLYIAIGILGATVMPHNLYLHSSIVQTRAYGSDERDRHEALKLATIDSTVALGLAFFINAAILMLAAAAFHSAGRFEVAEIEDAHRLLAPMLGVGAASVLFAVALLASGQNSTVTGTLAGQIVMEGFLDIRLAPWLRRLITRAIAIVPAVVVVASTGDRGATDLLVLSQVVLSLQLPFAVIPLVLYTSNRRLMGSFAAPRWLAALAWVIAAVIVVLNGYLLWGMAVG from the coding sequence ATGACGCTCACCACCCGTTCGCTCGGCGACAGTTTCGCCTCCGTGCCCGTGCCGAAGGGCGCGGGCTTCTGGCGCAAGCTGCTGGCGTTCGTCGGTCCCGGCTGGCTGGTCGCGGTCGGCTATATGGACCCGGGCAATTGGGCGACCGACATCGCCGGCGGCTCGGCGTTCGGCTATACGTTGCTCAGCGTCGTGCTGCTGTCGAACCTGATGGCGATCGTGCTGCAATCCTTGTCGGCGCGGCTGGGTGTCGGCGCGGGGCTCGATCTGGCGCAGGCGTGCCGGCGGCAATCGTCGCGGCCGGTGTCGTGGCTGCTGTGGGCGCTCGCCGAGATCGCGATCATCGCCTGCGACCTCGCCGAGGTGCTCGGCACCGCGATCGCGCTCAAGCTGCTGTTCGGGATGCCGTTGATCTACGGCGTGCTGGTCACCGCGCTCGACGTGTTCCTGATCCTCGCGCTCCAGCGCTATGGCTTCCGCCGGCTGGAGGCGTTCATCGCCGCGCTGCTGATCGTGATCGCGGCGTGCTTCGCGTTCGAGCTGTTCTGGGCGCGGCCGGACTGGGGCGCGGCGGCGGCGGGGCTGGTCCCATCACCCGAGATCGTCCGCAACCCGGCCATGCTCTATATCGCGATCGGCATCCTCGGCGCGACGGTGATGCCGCACAATCTCTACCTGCATTCGTCGATCGTCCAGACCCGCGCCTATGGCAGCGACGAGCGCGACCGGCACGAGGCGCTGAAGCTCGCGACGATCGATTCGACCGTCGCGCTCGGGCTGGCCTTCTTCATCAACGCCGCGATCCTGATGCTCGCGGCGGCGGCGTTCCACAGCGCGGGGCGCTTTGAGGTCGCCGAGATCGAGGATGCGCACCGGCTGCTCGCGCCGATGCTGGGGGTCGGCGCGGCGAGCGTCCTGTTCGCGGTCGCCTTGCTCGCCAGCGGGCAGAACTCCACCGTCACCGGCACGCTCGCCGGGCAGATCGTGATGGAGGGCTTCCTCGACATCCGGCTCGCGCCGTGGCTGCGACGGCTGATCACGCGCGCGATCGCGATCGTGCCGGCGGTGGTGGTGGTCGCCTCGACGGGCGATCGCGGCGCGACCGACCTGCTGGTGCTCAGCCAGGTGGTGCTCAGCCTGCAACTGCCGTTCGCGGTGATCCCGCTGGTGCTCTACACGTCGAACCGCCGGCTGATGGGCAGTTTCGCCGCGCCGCGCTGGCTGGCCGCATTGGCATGGGTGATCGCGGCGGTGATCGTGGTGCTCAACGGCTATCTGCTGTGGGGCATGGCGGTGGGGTAA
- a CDS encoding S-methyl-5'-thioadenosine phosphorylase (Catalyzes the reversible phosphorolysis of 5'-deoxy-5'- methylthioadenosine (MTA) to adenine and 5-methylthio-D-ribose-1- phosphate) — protein sequence MNTQWTIGIIGGSGLYAIDGLEDAEWRTVETPWGMPSDQILFGRVADVSIRFLPRHGRGHVHLPGDIPVRANIDALKRAGCTDLLAISSVGSLREELPPGTFALVDQFVDRTVQRAASFFGSGLVAHVSLADPTCERLGAFAAAAITAAGGRIAEGSTYLAMEGPQFSTRAESRLYRDWGCDVIGMTAMPEARLAREAELPYALVGMVTDYDCWRDDHAAVDVAEIVAQMAANGRIARAAVAHLLRHLPPERTPSPIDTALDGAIMTAPAQRDAALVARNAAVVARVLGMAQG from the coding sequence ATGAACACGCAATGGACCATCGGGATCATCGGCGGCTCCGGCCTCTACGCGATCGATGGGCTGGAGGACGCCGAATGGCGCACGGTCGAGACGCCATGGGGCATGCCCAGCGACCAGATCCTGTTCGGACGGGTCGCCGACGTTTCGATCCGCTTCCTGCCGCGGCACGGCCGTGGGCACGTCCATCTGCCCGGCGACATTCCGGTGCGCGCCAATATCGACGCGCTCAAGCGCGCGGGCTGCACCGATCTGCTCGCGATCTCCTCGGTCGGGTCGCTGCGTGAGGAGCTGCCGCCGGGCACGTTCGCGCTCGTCGACCAGTTCGTCGACCGCACCGTCCAGCGGGCGGCGTCGTTCTTCGGCAGCGGACTGGTGGCGCATGTCTCGCTCGCCGATCCGACCTGCGAGCGGCTGGGCGCGTTCGCGGCGGCGGCGATCACCGCGGCGGGCGGACGGATCGCAGAAGGCTCGACCTATTTGGCGATGGAAGGCCCGCAATTCTCGACCCGCGCCGAAAGCCGCCTCTATCGCGACTGGGGCTGCGACGTGATCGGGATGACCGCGATGCCCGAGGCGCGGCTCGCACGCGAGGCGGAGCTGCCCTATGCGCTAGTCGGGATGGTCACCGATTACGATTGCTGGCGCGACGATCATGCTGCGGTCGACGTCGCCGAGATCGTCGCGCAGATGGCCGCCAACGGCCGGATCGCGCGCGCGGCGGTGGCGCACCTGCTGCGCCATCTGCCGCCTGAGCGCACGCCCTCGCCGATCGACACCGCACTGGACGGCGCCATCATGACCGCACCGGCGCAGCGCGACGCGGCGCTGGTCGCGCGGAATGCGGCGGTGGTGGCGCGCGTGCTGGGGATGGCCCAAGGGTGA